A genomic window from Populus nigra chromosome 7, ddPopNigr1.1, whole genome shotgun sequence includes:
- the LOC133699351 gene encoding acetylajmalan esterase-like, whose protein sequence is MAIRFLALFQVLIICSTFLHIILPQNSCNASNIVPKLKQCGFDAIYNLGTSISDTGNSAIDNPSIWQAMFPYGKTINEATGRPSDGLLIIDYIARSADLPLVVPYKNSSALHLSTSRGVNFAYSGAPALSKEALAKKNITLDWAKPSLSVQLGWLDDYFKGYCNNVKDCTKAVSSSLFMINFGTNDYGYAFSQNQNIEEIKKNGLVSDVVEAIKQALKKIISQGARKVLVFGVALDGCRPISVTMQSANKSATYDRFGCVKDNNDFCNYHNVLLQEGLKELREQHPDVQIVYGDLYNAMQSILDNSQSLGFKSLTEACCDVDVEIKKKAVLYKDKLCGAHGTIVCPKPEEYVFWDNGHCTQKANEQLADWIIQDILPKFQCNA, encoded by the exons ATGGCCATCAGATTTCTGGCTTTGTTTCAAGTTCTTATTATCTGTTCTACTTTTCTTCACATCATTCTTCCTCAGAATTCATGCAATGCATCTAATATAGTACCCAAACTTAAGCAATGTGGATTTGATGCAATATATAATCTCGGGACTTCAATTTCAGATACAGGCAACTCAGCCATAGATAATCCTTCTATTTGGCAAGCCATGTTTCCTTATGGAAAAACCATTAACGAAGCAACTGGTAGACCCTCTGATGGACTGTTAATAATTGATTACATTG CAAGATCAGCCGATCTCCCCTTGGTCGTTCCCTATAAGAATTCTAGTGCATTACATTTGTCAACAAGTCGTGGAGTGAACTTCGCGTACAGCGGCGCTCCAGCCTTGTCAAAGGAAGCTCTTGCAAAAAAGAATATCACCCTGGATTGGGCGAAGCCTTCTCTCAGTGTACAACTTGGATGGTTGGATGATTATTTCAAAGGATACTGTAACAATGTCAAAG ACTGTACGAAGGCGGTCAGCTCGTCACTTTTCATGATAAATTTCGGAACCAATGACTATGGTTATGCATTCAgccaaaatcaaaacattgaagaGATAAAGAAGAATGGCTTGGTGTCTGACGTTGTGGAGGCTATAAAGCAAGCTCTTAAG AAAATCATTTCCCAAGGAGCTAGAAAAGTCCTCGTCTTTGGAGTAGCCCTAGATGGGTGTAGACCAATCTCAGTAACCATGCAATCTGCTAACAAATCTGCCACTTATGATCGATTTGGATGTGTAAAGGACAACAATGACTTCTGCAATTACCACAATGTTCTTCTTCAAGAAGGCCTTAAGGAATTAAGAGAGCAACATCCTGATGTACAAATAGTATATGGTGATCTTTACAATGCAATGCAATCGATTTTGGATAACTCCCAATCTCTTG GATTCAAATCATTGACAGAAGCTTGTTGTGATGTCGATGtcgaaattaaaaagaaagctgTCTTGTACAAAGATAAACTCTGCGGAGCTCATGGTACCATAGTTTGTCCGAAGCCTGAAGAATATGTCTTCTGGGATAATGGACATTGTACTCAGAAGGCAAATGAGCAGCTGGCCGACTGGATCATTCAAGACATCCTCCCCAAGTTTCAATGCAATGCTTGA
- the LOC133699352 gene encoding acetylajmalan esterase-like encodes MAIRFLALFQVLIICSTFLHIILPQNSCNASNIVPKLKQCGFDAIYNLGTSISDTGNSAIDNPSIWQAMFPYGKTINEATGRPSDGLLIIDYIARSADLPLVVPYKNSSALHLSTSRGVNFAYSGAPALSKEALAKKNITLDWAKPSLSVQLGWLDDYFKGYCNNVKDCTKAVSSSLFMINFGTNDYGYAFSQNQNIEEIKKNGLVSDVVEAIKQALKKIISQGARKVLVFGVALDGCRPISVTMQSANKSATYDRFGCVKDNNDFCNYHNVLLQEGLKELREQHPDVQIVYGDLYNAMQSILDNSQSLGFKSLTEACCDVDVEIKKKAVLFKDKLCGAQGTIVCPKPEEYVFWDNGHCTQKANEQLADWIIQDIFPKFQCNA; translated from the exons ATGGCCATCAGATTTCTGGCTTTGTTTCAAGTTCTTATTATCTGTTCTACTTTTCTTCACATCATTCTTCCTCAGAATTCATGCAATGCATCTAATATAGTACCCAAACTTAAGCAATGTGGATTTGATGCAATATATAATCTCGGGACTTCAATTTCAGATACAGGCAACTCAGCCATAGATAATCCTTCTATTTGGCAAGCCATGTTTCCTTATGGAAAAACCATTAACGAAGCAACTGGTAGACCCTCTGATGGACTGTTAATAATTGATTACATTG CAAGATCAGCCGATCTCCCCTTGGTCGTTCCCTATAAGAATTCTAGTGCATTACATTTGTCAACAAGTCGTGGAGTGAACTTCGCGTACAGCGGCGCTCCAGCCTTGTCAAAGGAAGCTCTTGCAAAAAAGAATATCACCCTGGATTGGGCGAAGCCTTCTCTCAGTGTACAACTTGGATGGTTGGATGATTATTTCAAAGGATACTGTAACAATGTCAAAG ACTGTACGAAGGCGGTCAGCTCGTCACTTTTCATGATAAATTTCGGAACCAATGACTATGGTTATGCATTCAgccaaaatcaaaacattgaagaGATAAAGAAGAATGGCTTGGTGTCTGACGTTGTGGAGGCTATAAAGCAAGCTCTTAAG AAAATCATTTCCCAAGGAGCTAGAAAAGTCCTCGTCTTTGGAGTAGCCCTAGATGGGTGTAGACCAATCTCAGTAACCATGCAATCTGCTAACAAATCTGCCACTTATGATCGATTTGGATGTGTAAAGGACAACAATGACTTCTGCAATTACCACAATGTTCTTCTTCAAGAAGGCCTTAAGGAATTAAGAGAGCAACATCCTGATGTACAAATAGTATATGGTGATCTTTACAATGCAATGCAATCGATTTTGGATAACTCCCAATCTCTTG GATTCAAATCATTGACAGAAGCTTGTTGTGATGTCGATGtcgaaattaaaaagaaagctgTCTTGTTCAAAGATAAACTCTGTGGAGCTCAGGGTACCATAGTTTGCCCTAAGCCTGAAGAATATGTCTTCTGGGATAATGGACATTGTACTCAGAAGGCAAATGAGCAGCTGGCCGACTGGATCATTCAAGACATCTTCCCCAAGTTTCAATGCAATGCTTGA